In Pseudomonas lalkuanensis, the following are encoded in one genomic region:
- a CDS encoding DUF2946 domain-containing protein: protein MAAPRIRHRHAHSTALPVRMRPGLWLGLFAMLAIYFGALASQVRVAQAELPDWLTELACDHDEQPSPMPSHHGPASPLDACGYCNLLAASPALGNTQPVADLLSHVEGAPERPRFIGPPAQAPLFPGARPRAPPVLPDSPTHCPGGAA, encoded by the coding sequence ATGGCTGCTCCACGTATCCGCCATCGTCACGCCCATTCCACGGCCTTGCCCGTGCGGATGCGGCCGGGTCTGTGGCTGGGGCTGTTCGCGATGCTGGCGATCTACTTCGGTGCCCTGGCGTCCCAGGTTCGCGTGGCGCAAGCGGAGCTGCCCGACTGGCTCACCGAGCTGGCCTGCGACCACGACGAACAGCCGTCTCCGATGCCATCCCACCACGGGCCGGCATCGCCCCTGGATGCCTGCGGCTATTGCAATCTGCTGGCGGCGAGCCCGGCCCTGGGCAATACACAGCCGGTTGCCGACCTGCTGTCGCACGTCGAGGGTGCGCCGGAGCGGCCCCGATTCATCGGCCCGCCGGCGCAGGCCCCGCTGTTCCCCGGCGCCCGGCCACGCGCACCCCCCGTTCTTCCTGATTCGCCGACGCACTGCCCCGGAGGGGCAGCCTGA
- a CDS encoding DUF1302 domain-containing protein, whose amino-acid sequence MTTRTRHADFRPHALAAAIALGLSATAQAMTFNIGEIEGQFDSSLSVGASWSMRSADPDLIGANNGGDGLAHTSDDSHLNFKKGETFSKIFKGIHDLELKYGDTGVFLRGKYWYDFELKDEQRPFKDIDDSGRKEGAKSSGAQLLDAFVYHNYSFNELPGSVRLGKQVLSWGESTFIQSGINAVNPIDVSAFRRPGAEIKEGLIPVNLFSLSQSLTDNLSVEAFYQLEWDQTVVDNCGTFFSQPDVVADGCNNNLAVLTPALAPFGPAFGYQTTGEGVVVPRAPDRDADDDGQYGMALRWMADEIDTEFGAYYMNYHSRAPILSVQAADQATYRESLGILAGASTPTVPGAARQGVAIANVAGGSKYFIEYPEDIHLYGLSFSTTLPTGTAWSGELSYRPNAPVQLNTTDLLYGGVRGLAQFGGPFAAFSNFSLLGGNPASIPGSTLSGYERKEITQLQTTFVHFFDQIMGAERLTLVGEVGVTHVGGLESTSVQRYGRDPVFGPGELPNNTCRTINAGAVGANGENASKYCTDDGFTTSTSWGYRARAVWDYNDVFAGVNLKPGIAWSHDVDGYSPGPGGNFEEGRKAVSLGLDAEYQNTYTASLSYTDFFGGDFNTSIDRDFLAFSVGVNF is encoded by the coding sequence ATGACTACAAGAACAAGGCACGCAGACTTCAGACCCCACGCGCTGGCAGCCGCCATCGCCTTGGGCCTGTCCGCCACGGCCCAGGCAATGACCTTCAACATCGGGGAGATCGAAGGCCAGTTCGATTCGTCCCTCTCGGTGGGCGCGAGCTGGTCCATGCGCAGTGCCGACCCGGACCTGATCGGCGCCAACAACGGCGGCGACGGTCTGGCGCATACCTCCGACGACTCGCACCTGAACTTCAAGAAGGGCGAGACCTTCTCGAAGATCTTCAAGGGCATCCACGACCTCGAACTCAAGTACGGCGACACCGGCGTCTTCCTGCGCGGCAAGTACTGGTACGACTTCGAATTGAAGGACGAGCAGCGCCCCTTCAAGGACATCGACGACAGCGGTCGCAAGGAAGGCGCCAAGTCCTCCGGCGCCCAACTGCTCGATGCCTTCGTCTACCACAACTACAGCTTCAACGAATTGCCGGGCTCGGTACGCCTGGGCAAGCAGGTGCTGAGCTGGGGTGAGAGCACCTTCATCCAGAGCGGCATCAACGCGGTCAACCCCATCGACGTATCCGCCTTCCGCCGTCCCGGCGCCGAGATCAAGGAAGGCCTGATTCCGGTCAACCTCTTCTCCCTCTCCCAGAGCCTGACCGACAACCTCTCGGTGGAAGCCTTCTACCAGCTGGAATGGGACCAGACCGTCGTCGACAACTGCGGCACCTTCTTCTCCCAACCGGACGTGGTGGCCGACGGCTGCAACAACAACCTGGCGGTGCTGACCCCGGCCCTGGCGCCATTCGGCCCGGCATTCGGCTACCAGACCACCGGCGAAGGCGTGGTCGTGCCGCGCGCTCCGGACCGGGATGCCGACGACGACGGCCAGTACGGCATGGCCCTGCGCTGGATGGCCGACGAGATCGACACCGAATTCGGCGCCTACTACATGAACTACCACTCCCGCGCGCCGATCCTCAGCGTCCAGGCGGCGGACCAGGCGACCTACCGGGAGTCCCTCGGTATCCTCGCCGGCGCTTCGACCCCAACCGTGCCGGGAGCGGCGCGCCAGGGCGTGGCCATCGCCAACGTCGCCGGCGGCAGCAAGTACTTCATCGAGTACCCGGAAGACATTCACCTGTACGGCCTGAGCTTCTCCACCACCCTGCCCACCGGCACGGCCTGGAGTGGAGAGCTCAGCTACCGACCGAATGCACCGGTACAGCTGAACACCACCGACCTGCTTTACGGCGGCGTACGCGGCCTGGCGCAGTTCGGCGGCCCCTTCGCGGCCTTCTCCAACTTCTCCCTGCTCGGCGGCAATCCCGCGTCCATCCCCGGCAGCACCCTCAGCGGCTACGAGCGCAAGGAAATCACCCAGTTGCAGACCACCTTCGTGCACTTCTTCGACCAGATCATGGGCGCCGAGCGCCTGACCCTGGTGGGCGAAGTGGGCGTGACTCACGTTGGCGGCCTCGAGAGCACCAGCGTGCAGCGCTACGGCCGCGACCCGGTGTTCGGTCCCGGCGAGCTGCCCAACAACACCTGCCGCACCATCAACGCCGGCGCCGTGGGCGCCAACGGCGAGAACGCCAGCAAGTACTGCACCGACGACGGCTTCACCACCAGCACCTCCTGGGGTTACCGCGCCCGTGCGGTGTGGGACTACAACGACGTGTTCGCCGGGGTGAACCTCAAGCCCGGCATCGCCTGGTCCCATGACGTCGATGGCTACTCCCCCGGCCCCGGCGGCAACTTCGAGGAAGGCCGCAAGGCCGTCAGCCTGGGCCTGGACGCCGAGTACCAGAACACCTACACCGCCAGCCTGTCGTACACGGACTTCTTCGGCGGTGACTTCAACACCTCGATCGACCGCGACTTCCTCGCGTTCAGCGTCGGCGTGAACTTCTGA
- a CDS encoding MBL fold metallo-hydrolase — translation MNPRVEAFFDPLTCSYSYVVSDPASGRCAIVDPVLDYCAASGRTSHAGAGRILTYVRENGLTVDWLLETHVHADHLSAAAWLKQELGGALAIGGHITQVQQRFGALFNAGEAFATDGRQFDILLQDGDSLAIGNLELFAIHTPGHTPACMTYLVGDAAFIGDTLFMPDYGTARCDFPGGDARALYRSIRRLFGMPGETRLFLCHDYKAPGRDEFCFETTVAEQRANNVHAREGIDEDTFVAMRTARDATLSMPALILPAVQVNMRAGQLPPAEANGIRYLKIPIDIF, via the coding sequence ATGAATCCGCGCGTGGAAGCCTTCTTCGATCCGCTCACCTGTTCCTACAGTTATGTCGTCAGCGACCCGGCCAGCGGGCGCTGCGCCATTGTCGACCCGGTGCTGGACTACTGCGCCGCCAGCGGGCGTACGTCCCATGCCGGGGCAGGACGGATCCTCACCTACGTCCGTGAGAACGGGCTGACCGTGGACTGGCTGCTGGAAACCCATGTGCATGCCGATCACCTGTCCGCGGCTGCCTGGCTCAAGCAAGAACTGGGCGGGGCGCTGGCCATCGGCGGGCATATCACCCAGGTGCAGCAACGCTTCGGCGCGCTGTTCAATGCCGGCGAGGCGTTCGCCACCGACGGCCGCCAATTCGACATCCTGCTGCAGGACGGCGATAGCCTGGCCATTGGCAACCTGGAGCTGTTCGCCATCCATACACCGGGCCACACGCCGGCGTGCATGACCTATCTGGTCGGGGATGCCGCCTTCATCGGTGACACCCTGTTCATGCCCGACTACGGCACCGCTCGCTGCGATTTCCCCGGTGGCGATGCCCGTGCCCTGTACCGTTCCATCCGCCGCCTGTTCGGGATGCCGGGCGAAACCCGCCTGTTTCTCTGCCACGACTACAAGGCGCCAGGACGAGACGAGTTCTGCTTCGAAACCACGGTGGCAGAGCAGCGTGCAAACAATGTCCACGCCCGCGAGGGGATCGATGAAGACACCTTCGTCGCCATGCGCACCGCGCGGGACGCCACCCTGAGCATGCCCGCCCTGATCCTGCCGGCGGTGCAGGTGAACATGCGCGCCGGCCAACTGCCCCCGGCCGAGGCCAATGGCATCCGCTACCTGAAGATTCCCATCGACATCTTCTGA
- a CDS encoding GNAT family N-acetyltransferase, with protein MECRPFVQSDFAEYRRWFEDEPLNEQLGPMDEDWLAHVMADQEGQQLSVLRGGELVAVGGVCNATAECPFWTITDIAVHPDLRQQGIGHCVVAGLLALPQFRQPVRWQAHVMPDNPAARRFFVGLGWHCVAEPKVEDEMYSYAWSPAG; from the coding sequence ATGGAATGCAGGCCTTTTGTGCAATCGGACTTCGCCGAGTACCGGCGCTGGTTCGAGGACGAGCCGCTGAACGAACAGCTCGGGCCGATGGACGAGGATTGGCTCGCCCATGTGATGGCCGACCAGGAAGGCCAGCAGCTCAGCGTCCTGCGCGGCGGCGAGCTGGTGGCGGTGGGCGGTGTCTGCAACGCTACTGCCGAGTGCCCGTTCTGGACCATCACCGACATTGCAGTGCACCCCGATCTGCGCCAGCAGGGCATCGGCCACTGCGTCGTCGCCGGGTTGCTGGCGTTGCCACAGTTTCGCCAGCCGGTGCGCTGGCAGGCCCACGTGATGCCGGACAACCCGGCGGCGCGGCGCTTTTTCGTCGGCCTGGGCTGGCACTGTGTGGCCGAGCCGAAGGTCGAGGACGAGATGTACAGCTACGCCTGGAGTCCGGCGGGGTAG
- a CDS encoding DUF1329 domain-containing protein codes for MKDNKRILKSGVLVLSLLASGVMAAVPADQVARLGTSLTPTGAEKAGNADGSIPAWSGGLPTSAGQADAKGFLSDPFAGEQPLFTITAQNLDQYKDKLTPGQLAMFKRYPDTYKIPVYKTHRTAALPDELYSAIRTSAEKTEYVDGGNGLKNFDSRYYAFPIPQSGVEVVWNHTTRYRGGNIHRYMTRVQPQANGAFNMVHFEDEVSYPANLPDLDKAKADNVLFYFIQRVTGPARLAGNVLLVHETIDQVKEPRMAWLYNAGQRRVRRAPQVAYDGPATAADGLATSDNYDMFNGSPDRYDWKLVGKQELYIPYNSYKLDDPKLKYADIIKAGHIDQDLTRYELHRVWHVVATLKPGERHIYAKRDMYFDEDTWQLAEVDHYDGRGQLWRVGEGHAQQYYNHKVPGYTAETLYDLISGRYSVLGLKNEEKQSFVFGAQASAADYTPAALRQTGVR; via the coding sequence ATGAAAGACAACAAGCGCATCCTGAAATCGGGCGTACTGGTCCTTTCCCTGCTGGCCAGCGGCGTGATGGCGGCTGTCCCCGCCGACCAGGTCGCCAGGCTGGGCACCAGCCTGACGCCCACTGGCGCAGAAAAGGCCGGCAACGCCGACGGCAGCATTCCCGCATGGAGCGGCGGCCTGCCCACCAGCGCCGGCCAGGCCGACGCCAAGGGCTTCCTCTCCGACCCCTTCGCCGGTGAGCAGCCGCTGTTCACCATCACCGCGCAGAACCTCGACCAGTACAAGGACAAGCTCACCCCCGGCCAACTGGCGATGTTCAAGCGCTACCCGGACACCTACAAGATCCCGGTGTACAAGACCCACCGCACCGCCGCCCTGCCGGACGAGCTCTACTCGGCCATCCGCACCAGCGCAGAGAAGACCGAGTACGTCGACGGCGGCAACGGCCTGAAGAACTTCGACAGCCGCTACTATGCCTTCCCCATCCCGCAGTCGGGCGTCGAGGTAGTCTGGAACCACACCACCCGCTATCGCGGCGGCAACATCCACCGTTACATGACCCGCGTGCAGCCCCAGGCCAACGGCGCCTTCAACATGGTCCACTTCGAGGACGAGGTGTCCTACCCGGCCAATCTGCCGGACCTGGACAAGGCCAAGGCGGACAACGTGCTGTTCTACTTCATCCAGCGGGTCACCGGCCCGGCGCGTCTGGCTGGTAACGTCCTGCTGGTCCACGAGACCATCGACCAGGTAAAAGAGCCGCGCATGGCCTGGCTCTACAACGCCGGCCAGCGCCGCGTACGTCGTGCCCCGCAGGTGGCCTACGATGGCCCGGCCACCGCCGCCGACGGCCTGGCCACTTCCGACAACTACGACATGTTCAACGGCTCGCCGGACCGCTACGACTGGAAGCTGGTGGGCAAGCAGGAGCTGTACATCCCCTACAACAGCTACAAGCTGGATGATCCGAAGCTGAAGTACGCCGACATCATCAAGGCCGGCCACATCGACCAGGACCTGACCCGCTACGAACTGCACCGCGTGTGGCACGTAGTGGCGACGCTGAAGCCGGGCGAGCGCCACATCTACGCCAAGCGCGACATGTACTTCGACGAAGACACCTGGCAACTGGCCGAAGTCGATCACTACGACGGCCGCGGACAACTCTGGCGCGTGGGCGAAGGCCATGCCCAGCAGTACTACAACCACAAGGTGCCGGGCTACACCGCCGAAACGCTGTACGACCTGATCTCCGGCCGCTACTCGGTGTTGGGCCTGAAGAACGAGGAGAAGCAGAGCTTCGTGTTCGGCGCCCAGGCCTCCGCGGCGGACTATACCCCGGCAGCCCTGCGCCAGACCGGCGTGCGCTGA
- a CDS encoding LuxR C-terminal-related transcriptional regulator, with protein MPSKHFLRLPPGHLPRPRLHDALLQGDCRLRLLCASAGYGKTVLLGECLQQIPADTRLAYLDLRGEALSPTDFTRRLSAALGQETADIVALRQQLQQEREPVWLVLDDYSRFPAVELDRLLNELIQLGSRQLQWWIASRRRPQLQLARMLLDGDLFELGSNELAFSTAETAELLQRAELGAALPSPKDLHQEMQGWCAGTLLRMLGLKAGPQQAAELYRSLLQDYLRHELLDPLPEDWQQALFTLAHFPHFDQALCEQLFGSGEGGRLLAQLRECGLFIEAPGDDERALRILPAIAPRLAALLPAGTSRTLYRRACQWYMSQDDVRPALEYALKAEQPEVAASLMQHYTRDRLLHGRSLALLMQWRAELPDNLLESTPRLVLLNAWALMLCGRLDEAQQLTDNLARFLPQPDPRRQRGLLAQWKALAGNLAFHRGQAALAAPLLEEAIAELPRSAWAQRLFCSTLQIELALIEGRLDEAQELNRAAIKEAREHASPAMEAVLAMGHVKLLELRGELLRAETLLKRVHTELTSAWGAEPSPMRGRVQLRRAAILLQQGRYQESEEAYKSGAQESQACADAAAFWGLLGQAELDALQDDLASAFSRITEVERIMQYGRISAPMYQGLVVRAKARIWLRQGRSSHAEKALLALPAEAFEMSPYGMPDLHLRLRLLLAQARLANGAVDDALTQLEAMLERAKAEGRRPLACEIGFSLAEGLYADNRQARARQVLLDALALARQMGLASVERAFALRNPAMMRWAGESAGGSSGASASLLSRRELEVLRLIVRGHSNQQIAESLFISLHTVKTHAQKINCKLGVERRTQAIARAKELGLAG; from the coding sequence ATGCCGTCCAAACACTTCTTGCGGCTGCCACCCGGCCACCTGCCCCGCCCACGCCTCCATGACGCCCTGCTCCAGGGCGACTGCCGCCTGCGCTTGCTCTGCGCATCCGCGGGCTATGGCAAGACCGTGCTGCTGGGGGAATGCCTCCAGCAGATCCCCGCCGACACCCGCCTGGCCTACCTCGATCTGCGCGGCGAGGCGCTCTCGCCCACGGACTTCACCCGGCGCCTGTCCGCGGCACTGGGCCAGGAAACCGCCGACATCGTGGCCCTGCGCCAGCAACTCCAGCAGGAACGAGAGCCCGTCTGGCTGGTACTGGACGACTACTCGCGCTTCCCGGCGGTCGAACTGGACCGCCTGCTCAACGAGCTGATCCAGCTCGGATCGCGACAATTGCAATGGTGGATAGCCAGCCGTCGCCGCCCCCAGCTCCAGCTGGCGCGCATGCTGCTGGATGGCGACCTGTTCGAACTGGGCAGCAACGAGTTGGCATTCAGCACAGCGGAAACCGCCGAGTTGCTGCAGCGCGCCGAATTGGGCGCTGCCTTGCCGTCGCCCAAGGACCTGCATCAGGAAATGCAGGGCTGGTGCGCCGGCACCCTGCTGCGAATGCTCGGCCTCAAGGCCGGTCCCCAGCAGGCGGCGGAGCTCTACCGCTCACTGTTGCAGGACTACCTGCGTCATGAGTTGCTCGACCCCTTGCCCGAAGACTGGCAGCAGGCGCTCTTCACCCTCGCGCACTTCCCACACTTCGACCAGGCGCTGTGCGAACAGCTCTTTGGCAGCGGCGAAGGCGGCCGCCTACTGGCGCAGTTGCGCGAATGCGGGCTGTTCATCGAGGCCCCCGGCGATGATGAGCGTGCCCTGCGCATCCTGCCCGCCATCGCCCCCCGGCTGGCCGCGCTACTGCCTGCGGGCACGAGCCGCACCCTCTACCGCCGCGCCTGCCAGTGGTACATGAGCCAGGACGACGTTCGTCCGGCGCTGGAATACGCCCTCAAGGCCGAGCAGCCGGAAGTGGCGGCCAGCCTGATGCAGCATTACACCCGTGACCGCCTGCTGCACGGGCGCAGCCTCGCCTTGCTGATGCAGTGGCGCGCCGAACTGCCCGACAACCTGCTGGAAAGCACGCCGCGACTGGTGCTGCTCAACGCCTGGGCGCTGATGCTTTGCGGACGCCTGGACGAGGCCCAGCAACTGACCGACAACCTGGCGCGCTTCCTGCCCCAGCCCGACCCGCGCCGCCAACGGGGCCTGCTGGCCCAGTGGAAAGCCCTGGCCGGCAACCTGGCCTTCCATCGCGGCCAGGCCGCCCTGGCGGCTCCGCTGCTGGAAGAAGCCATCGCCGAGCTACCGCGCAGTGCCTGGGCGCAACGCCTGTTCTGCAGCACCCTGCAGATCGAGCTGGCGCTGATCGAAGGCCGGTTGGATGAGGCTCAGGAACTCAATCGCGCGGCCATCAAGGAAGCCCGCGAACATGCCAGCCCCGCCATGGAAGCGGTGCTCGCCATGGGCCACGTCAAGCTGCTTGAACTGCGTGGCGAACTACTGCGCGCGGAAACCCTGCTCAAGCGCGTGCACACCGAGCTGACCAGTGCCTGGGGCGCCGAACCCAGCCCCATGCGCGGTCGCGTGCAATTGCGCCGCGCCGCCATCCTGCTGCAACAGGGGCGGTACCAGGAGTCGGAAGAGGCGTACAAGTCCGGCGCTCAGGAAAGCCAGGCGTGCGCGGATGCGGCGGCATTCTGGGGCCTCCTGGGGCAGGCCGAACTGGATGCCCTGCAGGATGACCTGGCAAGCGCCTTCTCACGCATTACCGAAGTCGAGCGGATCATGCAGTACGGGCGCATCAGCGCGCCGATGTACCAAGGCCTGGTGGTACGCGCCAAAGCCCGTATCTGGCTGCGGCAGGGGCGCTCCAGCCATGCCGAGAAGGCGTTGCTCGCCCTGCCTGCCGAGGCCTTCGAAATGTCGCCCTACGGCATGCCGGACCTGCACCTGCGCCTGCGCCTGCTGCTGGCCCAGGCGCGCCTGGCCAATGGCGCGGTGGACGACGCGCTGACGCAGCTTGAAGCCATGCTCGAACGAGCGAAGGCGGAAGGACGCCGGCCGCTGGCCTGCGAGATCGGCTTCAGCCTGGCCGAAGGGCTCTACGCCGACAACCGCCAGGCGCGGGCCCGCCAAGTCCTGCTGGACGCCCTGGCGCTGGCGCGGCAGATGGGGCTGGCCAGTGTCGAAAGAGCCTTCGCCCTGCGCAATCCGGCCATGATGCGCTGGGCCGGCGAAAGCGCTGGAGGCAGCAGCGGTGCCTCCGCTTCCCTGCTCAGCCGGCGCGAGCTGGAGGTGCTGCGCCTGATCGTACGCGGCCATTCCAACCAGCAGATCGCCGAGAGCCTGTTCATCTCCCTGCACACGGTGAAAACCCATGCGCAGAAGATCAACTGCAAGCTGGGGGTGGAACGCCGCACCCAGGCCATCGCCCGAGCCAAGGAGCTGGGCTTGGCGGGTTGA
- a CDS encoding DUF2946 domain-containing protein yields MKFARQDRLLIAWMLYACVLLNLFACGLHHGQATGLELSGLGGSFCSGDSASGPALDGDLGGSAAIGWSGLFKCPLCTGIILGAVAVVLLSWLLGAGRAPFLPRAGGDQHPPRHAWPSANPRASPLA; encoded by the coding sequence ATGAAGTTCGCCCGCCAAGACCGCTTGTTGATTGCCTGGATGCTGTATGCCTGCGTCCTGCTCAATCTGTTCGCCTGCGGTTTGCACCACGGCCAGGCGACGGGGCTGGAACTGAGCGGCCTCGGTGGGTCGTTCTGCTCCGGCGATTCCGCCAGCGGTCCGGCCCTGGACGGCGACCTCGGCGGCAGCGCCGCCATTGGCTGGTCCGGCCTCTTCAAGTGCCCGCTCTGCACCGGCATCATCCTCGGCGCCGTCGCCGTGGTGCTGCTGTCCTGGTTGCTCGGTGCGGGCAGGGCGCCTTTCCTTCCCCGCGCCGGGGGTGATCAACACCCGCCGCGCCATGCCTGGCCTTCGGCCAATCCTCGGGCTTCCCCGCTCGCCTGA